DNA from bacterium:
CGAATGCCGCCGTGCGGCCGTAGCGCCGAACACCGGCGGCGAACAGCGTCGCGGTGATGCGTACAGCACCGACGGCGAGCGCACCAATACCCCGCACGCCATGCACCACGACGAAGGTGGTGCCGGATGCGACACCGACGATGGCGAACGCGAGGAACACGAGCACCTGCCTGCGCAAGGCAACGCCGAGCACGTAGCACACGCACGCGGCGGCGACCTTCCAGAACACCGGACACCGCGAGACCGGACGGCCGTTCGGGTTGAACGGCTGCTCATCCGGCGGCGAGCGCAGGAAGGCGAGCGTCCGATCGTACGCGACTGCGCGTCGGCTCCTGTACACGACATCCTCGACACGGAACGCCGAGCACGTCGCACACCCCTCTTGGTGCTTGTGCATCGGGAGCGTAGGCATCGCTCCGTACGAGAATCCGGTTGCGCAGAACAGCCGTCGCAGCGTGACGATCCACCCACGGTCCTCGCCGTACGCGCGCAGGTAGAGCCGCGCGTACCATGAGTCCTTGTTGAAGGTGAGCGAGAGGAGCGATCCTCTCCGCCCACACGACGCGCGCCGTGCCGCCGGATTGGCGAGCACGTCCCATGCGATGCCCAACGGGGCGACGAAGACGGTCACGATCACCGCCAGTACCATCCCGCAGTACATCACGAGCTGCGCCAACAATCGTGCGATCATCTCTGCCTCCTCTCCCACCGCTCTCGCGGCGGGTCTCTAAAGTCACGAATTGTGAATGTGCCAGCCGGAACGCTGACTACCATTTGTACCACAAAATGCCGATACTGTCAAGGAGGTTCGCACAACGGAGCGGAAAAATGACGATAGTGGGCAATTTTACAGAGGATCCCATGCCTCTACCAACGCATGTCATTGCGAGGAGTCCGCGACGCGGCAATCCCGGCCATGAATGCACCCGGCTTTCACCTTGTACCGGTATGGCCGGGATTGCCACGCCTCGTGGACGCGGCTCGCAATGACAGCAATAGACGGCTCCTCGCAATGACATTGCTATAAACGAGCATCGCGTCCGCATGGACGCGATGCTCGTTTACGCTGATGGCTTCCTAGTACATCCCGCCACCCATGCCACCCATGCCGCCTCCTGCGGCCGCGGCGGCGTCACCCTTGGGGTCCGGTTTGTCCGTGACGACGGCCTCCGTAGTGAGGAAGAGCGCGGCGATGGATGCGGCGTTCTGGAGTGCGGTGCGCGTCACCTTTGTGGGGTCAATGATGCCCGCGACGACGAGGTCCTCGTAGCGGTCCTCGGCGGCATTGTAGCCCTCGTTGCCAGTGCGCCGCTTCACCTCCTCGGCCACGACTGCGCCGTCCTTGCCGGCGTTCTCTGCGATCTTCTTGAGTGGTGCTTCGAGCGCGCGCCGGAGGATGCTGATGCCCACCTGCTCGTCCCCGACGGCCTGCACGGTCCCGAGCGCGGACGCTGCGCGGATGAGCGCGACGCCACCGCCGGGCACGACGCCCTCTTCCGCTGCGGCCTTCGTCGCCTGCACGGCGTCCTCGATGCGCGCCTTCTTCTCCTTCATCTCGGTCTCCGTTGATGCACCAACCTTGATGACACCAACACCGCCGGCGAGCTTCGCGAGGCGCTCCTGGAGCTTCTCGCGGTCGAAGTCCGAATCGCTCTGATCGAGCTCGCGCTTGATCGCGGCAACGCGATCGGCAATCGCCGCGGGCTCACCGCGCCCCTCGACGATCGTCGTCGTCTCCTTGTTCGCCACGACACGACGCGCCTGACCGAGATCGGCAATGTTCACGGAGTCGAGCTTGAGGCCCACCTCCTCGGAGATGACGCGACCGCCGGTGAGCACCGCGATGTCCTTGAGCATCTCCTTGCGGCGGTCGCCAAAACCCGGCGCCTTCACCGCAAGCGCGTTGAACGTGCCGCGAATCTTATTCACGACGAGCGTCGCGAGTGCCTCGCCGTCCACATCCTCCGCGATGATGACGATCTCCTTGCGCCCCTCCGCGGCCACCTTCTCGAGCGTGGGGAGGAGGTCCTGGATCGAGCTGATCTTCTTGTCCGTGATGAGGATACGCACGTCGTGATACTCGGCCTCCATGCGCTCCGCGTTCGTGACCATGTACGGCGATGCGTACCCCTTGTCAAACCGCATGCCCTTCACCACCTCGCTCTCGAGCGCGAGCGACTGGGACTCCTCGACGGTGATGACGCCGTTCTCGCCTACCTCCTCCATCGTCTTTGCGATGAGCGCACCAATCTCGTGATCGTTCGCAGAGATCGCCGCGATGTGGGCAATATCCTGCGTGCCGGAGACCGGTTTTGACACCTTCCGCCGGAGCTCCTCGACAATCGCCTCCACGCCCTTCTCGATGCCGCGGCGAATAGCGACGGGGTTTGCACCGGCCGTCACGTTCTTCATGCCCTCGTTGATGATGGACTGCGCGAGGAGCGTCGCCGTCGTCGTCCCGTCACCGGAGACATCGTTCGTTTTCGACGCAACCTCCTTCACGAGCGACGCGCCGACGTTCTCAAACTTGTCCTCAAGCTCAATGTCCTTTGCCACCGTCACACCGTCCTTCGTGATGATCGGCGAACCGTAGCCGCGATCGAGCACGACGTTCCGCCCCTTCGGGCCGAGCGTCACGGTGACAGTGTCCGCGAGCTTGTCCACGCCGCGGCGAATCGCGGAGCGCGCCGCCTCATCGAACAGAATTTGCTTTGCCATAGGTATTGTTACGCAACAATGGCGAGGATATCCTCATCGCGAATGACGAGGAACTCCGCATCGTCAACCTTGATCTCATCGGGCGAGTACTTCTTGAAGAGCACGGTGTCTCCAACCTGAACCGACATCGGCGCGCGCTGGCCGGACGAGAGAATCTTGCCCGGACCCACTGCGATCACCTTACCCTGCTCCGGCTTCTCCTTTGCGGTATCCGGCAGGACGATACCGGACTTTGTCACGGTCTCTGCGGACGACGGCTTGACCACGACGTGGTCATGGAGCGGTTTGACTTGCATACGACAACGGGAATGCTTCTTATGAAAAAATGGCGAAACAAAATCGTTTGGCACTCCGACCTAGAGAGTGCTAAACGCTCATCCACAAGCGTAGCAGGGGCCACGGAACGGTCAAGTTGTGCCGTCGTCCTGTGATTGGCCCTCCTGTTTACCCGTCGCTATCGCCACGGAGATTGCCACGAGTGCGATGAAGAACACCGACCCCACGGACAAGGACCAGGGGTGGTGGTCAAAGATGATGGCCGGCAGAAGCGATAGCCACACCCAGGGCGCGACAAACCCTGGCGACGCGACGAGCGCGGCGACGAGTGCAAAAACGACGATGATCATGCCGAGTACCCCCACCTCGACGATCGCGAGCACCGGCACGTCGTGGACGGGTTCGATGGTCGCGGGGTCGCGCGCAGGCGTGACATCAGCGATCGCGCGCGGCATCGCGTGGAGTCCGACACCGAGGAGCGGGTGTGCGGTGAGCAACGCGTGCGCATCGTCAATCGCTGCGTAGCGCTGCTGCACCGAAATGAGCTCGAGCCGTTCAGACGTATCGAGACGTGTGGCAACGAGTGGCCAGAGCGTCGTGAAGGCGGCGAGGAGCGTCAGCGCGCCGGCGAGTGCCGCGTACTGCGTCCGCGGGCGCACGGCGAGCACACCAAAGAGGATGGCGGCACCGATCCACGCCGCGCGGGAGAACGTGAGCACGAGCACGAACGTGAAGAGCGCGATGACGGCGATTCGGATCGCGCGACGTATGCGGAGGGCTGCACCCGCGCGCGGGAGCAGCGTCGCGGTTCCCATGATGGCGCAGAGGAGCGCGGTGCCGAACACGTTCGGGTGCGGGAACCCCCCGTACGCACGGAGCCACCGCCCACCGCCCGCCTCGACGACGGACTCGCCGAGGCGGGTCGCGGCGCGCTCGGGAATACCGAGTGCGGTGAATGCTGGCGCAGCGAGCGCAAGGAACTGCACGATGCCGATCATCGCGTGGACACCCATCGCCGCGAGGAACCCGTAGAGGAAAGCGCGCGCGTGACGTGCGAGCATCCCCGCACCGGTAGTGGCAAGCACAAGGAGTGCCATGCGCACCCACCCCACCGCGCTGAGGAGCACATCGGGGCTCCGGAGAATATTGAACGTCCCAAAACCCGCGATCGCGAGGACGGCAATGACACCCGTCACACGCGACCGACGGGTCCCCACGATGAACCCGAAAACCGCGAGCGCGAAGAGTACGATGTCACCCGCGAAGATGCCAACATTCACGAGCGCGTAGGGCTGACCCGAGAGCTCCCCCGCGCGCAGCAGCCAGACGGTCTGCCACGGGAGGAGAAATCCGGCGAGCCCGACGAGCACGTCGCGCCCGTGCGCGCGGAGGCGTGCCAATGCGGAAAGGGGTGGGAATGGCATACAATTTTTTCCGTCATTTCGAACGATCGAGTCCTCAACCCCCTCCGTCATTTCGACCGACCGAATCCGCGAGGGAGCGGAGAAATCTCTTTTCGCGGTACAAGGATCACTGTACTCCAAGACGAGATTTCTCGACTTCGCTCGAAATGACGGAAGAGGATCCGCTCGGCATGACGGAAGAGGATCCACTCGGCATGACGGAAGAGGATCCGCTCGGCATGACGGAAGAGGATCCACTCGGCATGACGGAAGAGGATCCACTCGGCATGACGAAGGGGGATGGCTGCAACGCCAACTGCGCCATCCAGGCATCGCGGAACTCCTGCCGCCGATCGTGCGTGTGGAACTTGAGCATGGAATCGTTCATGATGACGCTCGTGTCGCGGTTTGCCTGCGGGAACGCACGGAGGAGTCGCGGGAGTTGCCATGCGCGTACGAGGGACTCGAGCACCCGCGCGAGTTGCGATGAACGTGCGGCGAGGGATCGCACGCGCATCCCCCACCGCGGATGGATGGCGCGTGGCTCTGCATCCGGCAGCCAACGCCGCACCCACGCTGCGTTCGCGCTCCAGAACCGATCGTACACGCCACCCGCATCAAACAGCACCGTGAGTTGCGTGGGCCAGAAGAGGAGGTAGGGATCGGGGGGAATTGGCGATTGATGATTGACGATTGATGATTGACGTTCGGGGAGCTGGAGCGATTCCAGACACAGCGCGTCGGTCGTGAGGAAGAACGAGGGACAGAGCGCGTCCGCACCGTGCTCACCAGGACGCTGACGGAAGAGCTTGAGGATGGAGACGATGAGGAACCGCGCGGTCCAGATGCGCCCGGGCGCGGTGATGATGACGAGGTCAATGTCGCTCGCCGCGCGGCAGTTGCCGTACCCGAGCGCATTCCCGATCGCAATCATGCGGATGCCGGGTATCCTCCGCAGCACGCGGCTCCACCGTCGCGCCTTCCGGAGCTTGCGCCAGCTCCACTGCGCCTGCCGCTGCCGCCCGACATCCAAAATATCCTCCTGCCATCCCTGGAGCGCGAACCACGATCGCCGTGCTTCGCGATCCATAGGATGCTGCGCGCTCACAAATCCGATGCGGTCGCGACGGGCTGCGCGGATGGCGCACGACTGCGTTGCTCGTCATCCGCACGCACGCGCGTGCCGCGTCCACGGATGACCATACGCCGTGCATCGAGCGAAACGACTTGCGTGTGGTGCACGAGAAGCTCGTTCGACGTCGGGAAAAACATGGCGAAAAAACCGCGTGCCCGCACGCGGTACTGCGCGATGATTCCACTATCGACATCCACCACGAACCCGACGAGCGTGCCGACACGCTCACCCTGCTCCGTTTCCACCGCAATACCCACGAGCTGATCATCGGAGAGAAACATACAGGGACGGAGACCTTCAGTCCTCTATTTTTTTTCCGAAGCTGGCGCGGGAGCGCCGCGGATCGAGGCGAACGCGAGCTTCTGCTGCGCGCCCTGGAAGAGCGTCGTCACGAGCCAGTAGAGCGTGAGACCGGCGGGGAGTGTCGCGCCGATGACGACCGTGACGATCGGCATCATGTACTTCATCTGCTTGTTCATCATCGTCATCATATCCTCATCCTTCCCGGAACTCTGCGCGACACTCGTCGGCGGACGGCTATCCACGAGCATCTTCATGACCCAGAACTGCGCCGCACCCGCGAGGAGCGCGAGCGGAATGGAGGATGTCCCCATGGGAAGGAAGCCGAACGCGACGTCCCGAAGCTCGGTGGGGTGTGCGACGAACGCGTAGAGGAGCGATTGCGCTCCACCCTCGAACGCGAGGCGGAGCGCCCCGTAGATGCCGAGGAGGAACGGGAGTTGCACGAGTGTCGGTAAACAGGAGGAGAGCGGGTTCACCTTCTGCTCTGCGTAGAGTGCCATCGTCGCCTTCGCGAGTGCCTCGCGGTTCCCCTTATGCTGCTGCTGGAGCTCCTTCATCTTGGGCTGAATGCGCTGCATGGCCACCTGCCCCGCGATCGCCTTCCTCGAGAGCGGATAGAGCACGAGGCGAATGAGCACCGTGAGCGCGATGATTGCAATGCCGAGATCGTGCCCGAGCACGTTGTAGAACACGATGAGGATGTTCGTGAGTGGCTGGACGATGAGGGTGGTCCACATAGGAAGCGACGAGTCCCGACGTTTGAGTCCAAAGGAAATCGGTCGGGATCCCGAATATACTTCGGGGCTTCAAGCGGGAGTGGGTGCGGTGCCGTCGTCTGCCGGTGGCACCTCGGGTGCCTCAGATGCCTCAAGTGCTGTAGGTGCTTCGGGCGGCACCGTTGCCGGTTCTGCGTCGCTCACTGCGTCCACAACTTCTCCCTCCTGCACGGCGGGAGCTACCGCTTCCTGGACGTTGATCTTCCAGCCAGTCAACCGCGCGGCGAGGCGCACATTCTGCCCACTGCGACCGATGGCGAGCGAGAACTGGTCCGCCGGAACGCGGACCACCGCGGTCTTCGAGGGTTCGTGGAGCTCCACCGCGACGACCTTCGCTGGCGACATCGCGTTCGCGAGGAATGCCGCCGGCTGCTCTGCATACTCAATGATATCAATTTTCTCACCGGAGAGCTCGGCGATGATCGTTTGGACACGAGTCCCGCGCTGCCCAATGCACGCGCCGATGGGATCAACGTGCTCCTCGGTCGCGCGCACCGCAACCTTCGCGCGAGAACCGGGCTCGCGGGCAACCGCCATAATCTGGACCGCGCCGGACGACACCTCCGGAACCTCGACCATGAAGAGGTGGCGAATGAGGTCCGGGTGCGTGCGTGAACAGAGGAGTTCGGGGCCACGCATGGTCTTACCCACCGCGTAGAGGAGCACCTTCACGCGCGTGCCGGGTGCGTAGCGGTCGGTAGGAATCTGCTCTTCCTCGCGGAGGATACCCGTGGTGCGCGGGCCAAGGTCCAGGAGCACCGTGCGTCCCTCACGGCGCTGCACCGTTGCCGTCACCACCTCGCCTTCGGCCGACTTCCACTCGTTGTAGATGGTGTCGCGCTCCGCCTCGCGCAGGCGCTGCATGATGACTTGCTTCGCGGTTTGCGCGGCCATGCGTCCAAATGCGCCCGGCACCTCGAGTGGGATGCGAATGGTGCCCCCCACCTGTGTGTCGGACTCGTGTCCGCGCGCCTCGGCGAGTGCGATGTGGAGCTTCGGATTGTACTTCTTCACGCCGTCCTCCTCCACGATCTCGAGCTCCTCGGGCTGACGCCGCGTCTCCACCGCAACTTCTGGTGCGGGTGGCAGCTTCCCCTCCGCACGCATCTGCTCCTCAAGGTCGCGCTGCTTCTGGCGCTCCTCAATCTCGCGGAGTGCCTCGGCGACGAACTCGTCCTCGACGACCTCCTTCTCATCAAAGGCGGACACCCCAGCGGTCTCGGGATCGAACGTCACCTTAATGTTCTGATTCTTCTCACCGAAATCCTTCCGGTACGCAGCCGCGAGCGCCGCCTCGACGGTCTCGAGAACGGACTCGAACGGGATACCCTTCTCATCACAGATATCACGCATGGCTTGGGAGATGGCGGACATAGGGAGTTGTAGAATAACCGCGACGAGCTGCGGGGCGGTCGGGACTTCCCGAGGGCCGGCTCGTGCTAAAAAAAGAGGCCAGTGCTCATGCACTCGCCTATACGACAACGGTACCATACCTTATTCCTCCGTGTCAATCCTCACCGGCGACCGCGTTCGGGATGTGCACGATCTCCGGCTCGCCGCTTCCGGTGGTGATGGCGATGACGTCAATGCGCCACGGGTGGGATCGCAAGTACGGCACGTGCGCGAGGTACTCCTCCGATGCACGAATGAGGCGGTGCTGCTTCGCACGGGTGACCGATTCCTCCGGTGCGCCGTACCCCTTCCCCGAGCGCGTCTTCACCTCGACGAACACGACCTCGCGCCCGAGACGACAGACGAGATCAATCTCTCCGCACCGCAGGCGCGCGTTGCGCTCGATGATGCGGTATCCCTTGCTGCGGAGGTAGCGCTCCGCCGCGCGCTCCCCCTCGTCGCCAAATTGTTTGCGCGGGTCTCGCATGGGTCACGGCACGCGCGGCGCGATGGTGTCCTTGGGATTCTGGAACAACGCATCCGTGAGATTCCGCGCGCGACACGTGAAGTTCCGATCGAATGCCGTCTGTCCGGATTCCGCCTCGAGCGTACACGCCGTATTCCGATGACACTGGAGTGCCTCGTAGTGCCAGCACTGTGACCGTGTCGTGAAAATGAGGAGGACATACACGAGCGGCAACCCAAGCGCGAGCGCGATGCCCACCCACACCAACGTGCGTTGTGAACGGAGGGAGACCATACGCTTAGGGAAGGTACCGCGCCTTCCGCTGACGCTCCTCCATGGAGCTCCGCTGCGCCGGCACCCGCGTGCGGACGTGCCCGACGATGAATGAGGCCCACGCGATATCCATGACCGCGACGAGCGCGAGCAGCCACCGTGCGGAGAGCCCTGGGATGCCCTCGGCGCGGAAGAAGAGTAATACCCAGAGGACCGCTGCCGTGATGAGGAGGAGGTGTCGGACGCGCAGCCACGGCGCGCGCTCGAACGCGCGGAGTTGCTTCTGCACGACGAGGCGCGGGAGCGCGATGCCCACCCCCGTGAACGCCACGCAGGTGAGTACCCAAAGCCAGAGCGACCACGCCGCGAGCTCAGGAGGGAATGACGAGAACCAGAATATCCATGACATCATAGAGTTGTTCCGTGCGACGTGACTCCTGCATCACCCTTCACGAACAGCACGCCGTAGTGCTGCGGACCGGCATCAAATCGCTCGCGGAACGTGAGGCCGACCTCCTGCGCCGTGGCGATGAGCGCATCTTCCGGTACCCGACGCTCTGCCGGAGGGCCCATGACGCTCGCGATGGGCTTCCACTCGACGACGAGGACGCGACCGCCTCCGCGCACGAGCCGCGCGGCCTCGCGGAGCACCGCAGCGCGATCGTTCGTGAGGTGGAGCGTCGAGACGAGCAACGCGACATCGAGCGACCCTGCGGGGATTGGTGTCGCGGCGTCGCGCTCGAGATCGGACCAAATGTAGGTGATCACGCTCACGCTATCGAGCTTCGCCTTGCTCTCCGTTGCGGCGAGCGCCGAGCGCTGGATGTCCACCGCGTAGGCCTTGCCGTGTTCTCCCACGAGCAACGCCGCCGGAATGATGAGGTGTCCGGTCGCGCCGCACCCGAGGTCCGCAACGCGCATGCCGCTCGCGAGGCCAGTGCGCGCGAGGAGCGCGTCCGCGTTGAGGAGTGCCGATCCGGTTGCCATATGCCTACCGCACGAAGAGGCGGATGAGAATGGATTGGACCACGCCGCCCATCATGAGGAAGGAGAGGACGATGAGCGCGATGCCCACGAGCTTCCAGAATAACCGCGTCCCACCCGTGAGGTGTGTCTCTGCCCAGTCCACCGAACCGAAGTTCTGGTAGATCCACTCGGACTTCCACAGCATGAGGAAACCAATGATGATGACGATGGTGCCGATGAGGTAGATCATGGGGGGTGGAGAGCAGGATACCATGGGAGACCCAAAACCTGCGCGCGCCTGGGTTCGAACCAGGGACCCTCTGTGTGTAAGACAGATGCTCTACCGCTGAGCTACGCGCGCGGAGATCGTGCGCCGCATCCCGCTGACGACTTCCATGGTACCACGGCGTACCTGCGGCGAAAAGAAGGCCCCACCGCTTGTGGGGGTGGGGCCTGGCGGTCACGTGCGCGAAGGAGGCAGAACAACCTTGTTGTAGAAGATGACGATCACCTGTTCCGTCTCGCCATCCGACGTGGCGGTCGCTGTCACCACACGCTCTATCACCTCGATCTTCTCTCCCCACTCATCCAGCCACGAGTTGACCAGCTGTTCCAGCGTATTGAGATCATCCCGCCCAAATATCTTCACCTGCTCCATGACTTCCTCCTCATCGGCATGATGTTCGCACAAACCGTAGCACGCTGTGCGCACAACGTCAAGTGCCCGACCGATGGTCGGGCACTTGACCGATTGCTCAACAATGCGGACGAGAGGAGTTGAACCTCCACGGGACTAGGTCCCACTGGCCCCTCAAGCCAGCGTGTCTACCGTTTCACCACGTCCGCGTAGCATAGGACTACACCGAATGTACTGGACTCTCAAGAAAAAGACAAATAGATGCGTCGCTTGACAGTGCCAAGGTCATGCGCTTGGATGGGGGTGCAGGGGGAAAACTGCTCTTTGCAAGAAAGTGAGGAAGACCGTGAAGCTGCTGCTCATGTCAACAGGCGGAACGCCGTTTCTCCAGCACGCACTCCCGGAGATCGCTCGCCTGCTTGGCGAGCGGCGGGATATCGGCTACATCTCCGCAGCGGAGATCATGGACCCACCGGAGGAGTGGTTCGCGAAAGCACAACACGCGTTCGCACGCATCGGTGCTGCGGTGCACCACATCCGATGGGATGCCGAGGATCGCTTCGCGGCCCTCGGCAGGGCAAACGCGATCATGGTGGGTGGTGGAAATACGTACGCGCTACTCCAACGCCTCCGTGTGTCCGGGCTGCTCTCGGACATCCGCAAAAGCGTGCGCGAAAACGACATGCCATACATCGGCGCGAGCGCAGGCATGAACATCGCCGGCATGACGATCATTCCGACGAACGACTGGAACACCGTCGAGTGCGCGCCGCCGTTCGATGGATTCGGGTTCGTGCCCTGGGCGACGAATCCGCACTTCCTGGACGCGCAGGCATCGTCTGCACCCAACCGCGAGCCGACGAGCTACCGCATCGCGGAGTTCCATCGCTTCCACGAGCACCCGGTCCTCGGCATCGAGGAGGAGGCGTTCGTCGTGGTGCGCAATGGGACAGCGGCGGTGCTCAGTAACGGCACCGCTCGTGCGCGGTGGTACGAGCGCGGCCAGAATACCCTGTGGTTCCCGCACGGCTCCACGCTCCCTCTCCGCATCGGCACTGCCACAAGCGCAAGGTGATCGCAAGAACCCCCATCCCGAGTACATCGGGATGGGGGTTTTCCGTACGCGCTGCACGCTACGGGGCTGCAGGGAGACGATACGGCACGAGCGTTCGCTCGAAAATTTCCTGGAGCTGTCGCAAGCTGTCGAGCTCCACAAATTCATCAGCCGCGTGCATGTTATCACCCGTCGGGCCGATGATCGCGCACGGGACGCCGAGCTGTGAGGAGAGGAGCTGCACGTCCGAGTACCCGCTTGCACCGATGTCTTCAAACTCCACGGAACCGAGTGTCGCGTGCACGGCATCGGTGAGCGGCTTGAGCGCCTCGTGCGCGGTCTGGAATCCGCGGAAGTCAAAACGCTTCACGACGCGCTCGACGTGGCACCCGGCCTCCTCGACACCGCGACGGAATGCATCAATGCAGTGCTCCGCGTGCATGGAGGGGACGGTGCGGATCTCGATGATGCCGCGCGCGTAGTCCGGAATGATGTTGCCATCCTCCGCGAGAATCGCATACTCACCGTCGAGACCACGGAACTGGCCGGCACGCAGCGACGCGATGTTGCGCGTCGTGCGTCCCAACGTCGGATCGGTGTGCTGTTCGGTGAACTCGTCCATCCGCCGCACACCGTGGAGGAACGCCTTGAGCGCGCTCTGCCCCGTCCACGGACGCGCCGCGTGCCCGCACTTGCCGCGCACGATCGCAGTGAACTCCGTGATCCCGCGACAGCCCGAACGCACGCGGAGATTGGTCGGCTCGATGGCGATTGCGAGCTTCGGCTTCGCGCGGCTCCGCTCGATGGCGAGAAAACGACGCATCCCATGGAAGTCATACTCCTCATCGCAGTAGAGGAGGTACCCAACGCCGCGCGTCGCGCCCATGCGCGCCGCCGCAGCGAGGAGCGCGACGATGCCGCCCTTCACGTCGTACGCACCGCGTCCGTAGCAACGCCCGCCGTCCATCTCGCCCGTCACGCGGTACTCCCACCCCGTGCCTGGCGGCACGCAGTCCAGATGCCCTACAAAGAGCATCTCCATCGGCGAACCGTCCGTCGCAAAAATGTTGAAGCGATTGCCGTCTACGTGCTGCTGGTT
Protein-coding regions in this window:
- the groL gene encoding chaperonin GroEL (60 kDa chaperone family; promotes refolding of misfolded polypeptides especially under stressful conditions; forms two stacked rings of heptamers to form a barrel-shaped 14mer; ends can be capped by GroES; misfolded proteins enter the barrel where they are refolded when GroES binds), which codes for MAKQILFDEAARSAIRRGVDKLADTVTVTLGPKGRNVVLDRGYGSPIITKDGVTVAKDIELEDKFENVGASLVKEVASKTNDVSGDGTTTATLLAQSIINEGMKNVTAGANPVAIRRGIEKGVEAIVEELRRKVSKPVSGTQDIAHIAAISANDHEIGALIAKTMEEVGENGVITVEESQSLALESEVVKGMRFDKGYASPYMVTNAERMEAEYHDVRILITDKKISSIQDLLPTLEKVAAEGRKEIVIIAEDVDGEALATLVVNKIRGTFNALAVKAPGFGDRRKEMLKDIAVLTGGRVISEEVGLKLDSVNIADLGQARRVVANKETTTIVEGRGEPAAIADRVAAIKRELDQSDSDFDREKLQERLAKLAGGVGVIKVGASTETEMKEKKARIEDAVQATKAAAEEGVVPGGGVALIRAASALGTVQAVGDEQVGISILRRALEAPLKKIAENAGKDGAVVAEEVKRRTGNEGYNAAEDRYEDLVVAGIIDPTKVTRTALQNAASIAALFLTTEAVVTDKPDPKGDAAAAAGGGMGGMGGGMY
- the groES gene encoding co-chaperone GroES, with translation MQVKPLHDHVVVKPSSAETVTKSGIVLPDTAKEKPEQGKVIAVGPGKILSSGQRAPMSVQVGDTVLFKKYSPDEIKVDDAEFLVIRDEDILAIVA
- a CDS encoding O-antigen ligase family protein translates to MPFPPLSALARLRAHGRDVLVGLAGFLLPWQTVWLLRAGELSGQPYALVNVGIFAGDIVLFALAVFGFIVGTRRSRVTGVIAVLAIAGFGTFNILRSPDVLLSAVGWVRMALLVLATTGAGMLARHARAFLYGFLAAMGVHAMIGIVQFLALAAPAFTALGIPERAATRLGESVVEAGGGRWLRAYGGFPHPNVFGTALLCAIMGTATLLPRAGAALRIRRAIRIAVIALFTFVLVLTFSRAAWIGAAILFGVLAVRPRTQYAALAGALTLLAAFTTLWPLVATRLDTSERLELISVQQRYAAIDDAHALLTAHPLLGVGLHAMPRAIADVTPARDPATIEPVHDVPVLAIVEVGVLGMIIVVFALVAALVASPGFVAPWVWLSLLPAIIFDHHPWSLSVGSVFFIALVAISVAIATGKQEGQSQDDGTT
- a CDS encoding PRC-barrel domain-containing protein is translated as MFLSDDQLVGIAVETEQGERVGTLVGFVVDVDSGIIAQYRVRARGFFAMFFPTSNELLVHHTQVVSLDARRMVIRGRGTRVRADDEQRSRAPSAQPVATASDL
- a CDS encoding YidC/Oxa1 family membrane protein insertase; translation: MWTTLIVQPLTNILIVFYNVLGHDLGIAIIALTVLIRLVLYPLSRKAIAGQVAMQRIQPKMKELQQQHKGNREALAKATMALYAEQKVNPLSSCLPTLVQLPFLLGIYGALRLAFEGGAQSLLYAFVAHPTELRDVAFGFLPMGTSSIPLALLAGAAQFWVMKMLVDSRPPTSVAQSSGKDEDMMTMMNKQMKYMMPIVTVVIGATLPAGLTLYWLVTTLFQGAQQKLAFASIRGAPAPASEKK
- the nusA gene encoding transcription termination factor NusA, translating into MSAISQAMRDICDEKGIPFESVLETVEAALAAAYRKDFGEKNQNIKVTFDPETAGVSAFDEKEVVEDEFVAEALREIEERQKQRDLEEQMRAEGKLPPAPEVAVETRRQPEELEIVEEDGVKKYNPKLHIALAEARGHESDTQVGGTIRIPLEVPGAFGRMAAQTAKQVIMQRLREAERDTIYNEWKSAEGEVVTATVQRREGRTVLLDLGPRTTGILREEEQIPTDRYAPGTRVKVLLYAVGKTMRGPELLCSRTHPDLIRHLFMVEVPEVSSGAVQIMAVAREPGSRAKVAVRATEEHVDPIGACIGQRGTRVQTIIAELSGEKIDIIEYAEQPAAFLANAMSPAKVVAVELHEPSKTAVVRVPADQFSLAIGRSGQNVRLAARLTGWKINVQEAVAPAVQEGEVVDAVSDAEPATVPPEAPTALEASEAPEVPPADDGTAPTPA
- a CDS encoding YraN family protein: MRDPRKQFGDEGERAAERYLRSKGYRIIERNARLRCGEIDLVCRLGREVVFVEVKTRSGKGYGAPEESVTRAKQHRLIRASEEYLAHVPYLRSHPWRIDVIAITTGSGEPEIVHIPNAVAGED
- a CDS encoding methyltransferase domain-containing protein, translated to MATGSALLNADALLARTGLASGMRVADLGCGATGHLIIPAALLVGEHGKAYAVDIQRSALAATESKAKLDSVSVITYIWSDLERDAATPIPAGSLDVALLVSTLHLTNDRAAVLREAARLVRGGGRVLVVEWKPIASVMGPPAERRVPEDALIATAQEVGLTFRERFDAGPQHYGVLFVKGDAGVTSHGTTL
- a CDS encoding Type 1 glutamine amidotransferase-like domain-containing protein; translated protein: MSTGGTPFLQHALPEIARLLGERRDIGYISAAEIMDPPEEWFAKAQHAFARIGAAVHHIRWDAEDRFAALGRANAIMVGGGNTYALLQRLRVSGLLSDIRKSVRENDMPYIGASAGMNIAGMTIIPTNDWNTVECAPPFDGFGFVPWATNPHFLDAQASSAPNREPTSYRIAEFHRFHEHPVLGIEEEAFVVVRNGTAAVLSNGTARARWYERGQNTLWFPHGSTLPLRIGTATSAR